From Streptomyces sp. NBC_01754, a single genomic window includes:
- a CDS encoding DedA family protein, producing MLESVGALTGSPWIYVLVALSVLLDVFLPLLPSGVLVITAATAAAGTTTVTAAAGGAAPQVPSLLVLILCAATASVLGDLVAYRLAWRGGERLDRAIARSRRLTTAQERLGTALSRGGGALVVVARFAPAGRSVVSLGAGAAHRRAKDFLPWSALAGVAWAGYSVGLGYFGGQWLGATWLGTAVSVLALFLAGALAAVVVRRPARERTPSPTGA from the coding sequence GTGCTCGAGAGTGTGGGTGCCCTGACCGGCAGCCCATGGATCTACGTGCTGGTCGCCCTCTCGGTGCTCCTGGACGTCTTTCTGCCCCTGTTGCCCAGCGGTGTCCTGGTGATCACGGCCGCGACGGCGGCGGCGGGCACGACGACGGTCACCGCGGCGGCCGGTGGAGCCGCCCCGCAGGTGCCGTCCCTCCTGGTCCTGATCCTGTGCGCGGCCACCGCCTCGGTCCTCGGTGACCTGGTGGCGTACCGCCTCGCCTGGCGCGGCGGTGAGCGTCTGGACCGGGCCATCGCCCGGTCCCGCCGCCTCACCACAGCCCAGGAACGACTCGGCACGGCGCTGAGCCGGGGTGGAGGCGCCCTCGTCGTCGTCGCCCGCTTCGCCCCGGCCGGCCGGTCGGTCGTGTCGCTGGGCGCGGGCGCCGCTCATCGCCGGGCGAAGGACTTCCTCCCCTGGTCGGCCCTGGCGGGCGTGGCCTGGGCGGGGTACAGCGTGGGCCTCGGCTACTTCGGCGGCCAGTGGCTGGGCGCGACCTGGCTGGGCACGGCCGTCTCGGTCCTCGCCCTGTTCCTGGCGGGAGCCCTGGCGGCGGTCGTCGTCCGGCGGCCCGCCCGCGAGCGCACACCCTCCCCGACCG